A single Cyclopterus lumpus isolate fCycLum1 chromosome 15, fCycLum1.pri, whole genome shotgun sequence DNA region contains:
- the ldb1a gene encoding LIM domain-binding protein 1-A isoform X5 gives MSVGGCACPGCSSKSFKLYSPKEPPNGGSFPPFHPGAMLDRDVGPTPMYPPSYMEPGMGRPTPYGNQTDYRIYELNKRLQNWTEDCDNLWWDAFTTEFFEDDAMLTITFCLEDGPKRYTIGRTLIPRYFRSIFEGGATELFYVLKHPKESFHSNFVSLDCDQCTMVTQNGKPMFTQVCVEGRLYLEFMFDDMMRIKTWHFSIRQHREVLPRSILAMHDPQMLDQLAKNITRCGLSNSTLNYLRLCVILEPMQELMSRHKTYSLSPRDCLKTCLFQKWQRMVAPPAEPARQAPNKRRKRKVSGGSTVSSGAGSNNNTNSKKKSPANSFSLSSQVPDLVGTKTCTVPELEDRS, from the exons GCTGTTCGTCAAAGTCATTCAAGCTGTACTCTCCTAAGGAGCCCCCCAACGGCGGCAGCTTTCCCCCCTTCCACCCAGGCGCTATGCTGGACAGAGATGTGGG GCCTACACCCATGTACCCCCCATCATACATGGAGCCAGGAATGGG GAGACCCACACCGTACGGTAACCAAACAGATTACCGGATATACGAGCTGAACAAAAGGCTACAGAACTGGACAGAG GACTGTGACAATCTCTGGTGGGATGCCTTCACCACAGAGTTCTTTGAGGATGACGCCATGCTCACTATCACTTTCTGTCTGGAAGATGGACCCAAACGATACA CCATCGGCAGGACTTTGATCCCACGATACTTTCGAAGTATTTTTGAGGGGGGCGCCACTGAGCTGTTTTATGTTTTGAAGCACCCAAAGGAGTCCTTCCACAGTAACTTTGTGTCTCTCGACTGTGACCAATGCACCATGGTGACTCAAAATGGCAAACCCATGTTCACACAG GTTTGTGTGGAGGGCCGCCTGTATTTAGAGTTCATGTTTGATGACATGATGAGGATCAAGACGTGGCACTTCAGCATCAGACAACACAGAGAAGTCCTACCAAGGAGCATTTTGGCTATGCAT GATCCGCAAATGCTCGATCAGCTGGCTAAAAATATCACCAGATGTGGGCTGTCCAACTCCACACTTAACTACCTCCGT CTGTGTGTGATATTGGAGCCCATGCAAGAGTTGATGTCAAGGCATAAGACCTATAGCTTGAGCCCGAGAGACTGCCTGAAGACTTGTCTCTTCCAAAAGTGGCAAAGAATGGTAGCACCTCCAG CTGAGCCAGCCAGACAAGCTCCAAACAAGCGGCGGAAAAGGAAGGTGTCCGGTGGAAGCACCGTGAGCTCCGGCGCAGGCAGCAAtaacaacaccaacagcaaaAAGAAGAGTCCAGCCAAcagcttttctctctccagccaGGTACCT gaCCTGGTTGGAACAAAAACCTGTACAGTGCCGGAGCTTGAGGACCGGAGTTGA
- the ldb1a gene encoding LIM domain-binding protein 1-A isoform X1: MSVGGCACPGCSSKSFKLYSPKEPPNGGSFPPFHPGAMLDRDVGPTPMYPPSYMEPGMGRPTPYGNQTDYRIYELNKRLQNWTEDCDNLWWDAFTTEFFEDDAMLTITFCLEDGPKRYTIGRTLIPRYFRSIFEGGATELFYVLKHPKESFHSNFVSLDCDQCTMVTQNGKPMFTQVCVEGRLYLEFMFDDMMRIKTWHFSIRQHREVLPRSILAMHDPQMLDQLAKNITRCGLSNSTLNYLRLCVILEPMQELMSRHKTYSLSPRDCLKTCLFQKWQRMVAPPAEPARQAPNKRRKRKVSGGSTVSSGAGSNNNTNSKKKSPANSFSLSSQVPDVMMVGEPTLMGGEFGDEDERLITRLENTQFDGANGLEDEDSFNSSPALGAHSPWNNKAPSSQESKNDNSQSSQ, translated from the exons GCTGTTCGTCAAAGTCATTCAAGCTGTACTCTCCTAAGGAGCCCCCCAACGGCGGCAGCTTTCCCCCCTTCCACCCAGGCGCTATGCTGGACAGAGATGTGGG GCCTACACCCATGTACCCCCCATCATACATGGAGCCAGGAATGGG GAGACCCACACCGTACGGTAACCAAACAGATTACCGGATATACGAGCTGAACAAAAGGCTACAGAACTGGACAGAG GACTGTGACAATCTCTGGTGGGATGCCTTCACCACAGAGTTCTTTGAGGATGACGCCATGCTCACTATCACTTTCTGTCTGGAAGATGGACCCAAACGATACA CCATCGGCAGGACTTTGATCCCACGATACTTTCGAAGTATTTTTGAGGGGGGCGCCACTGAGCTGTTTTATGTTTTGAAGCACCCAAAGGAGTCCTTCCACAGTAACTTTGTGTCTCTCGACTGTGACCAATGCACCATGGTGACTCAAAATGGCAAACCCATGTTCACACAG GTTTGTGTGGAGGGCCGCCTGTATTTAGAGTTCATGTTTGATGACATGATGAGGATCAAGACGTGGCACTTCAGCATCAGACAACACAGAGAAGTCCTACCAAGGAGCATTTTGGCTATGCAT GATCCGCAAATGCTCGATCAGCTGGCTAAAAATATCACCAGATGTGGGCTGTCCAACTCCACACTTAACTACCTCCGT CTGTGTGTGATATTGGAGCCCATGCAAGAGTTGATGTCAAGGCATAAGACCTATAGCTTGAGCCCGAGAGACTGCCTGAAGACTTGTCTCTTCCAAAAGTGGCAAAGAATGGTAGCACCTCCAG CTGAGCCAGCCAGACAAGCTCCAAACAAGCGGCGGAAAAGGAAGGTGTCCGGTGGAAGCACCGTGAGCTCCGGCGCAGGCAGCAAtaacaacaccaacagcaaaAAGAAGAGTCCAGCCAAcagcttttctctctccagccaGGTACCT GACGTGATGATGGTGGGAGAGCCCACTCTGATGGGAGGGGAGTTTGGTGACGAGGACGAGCGTCTGATCACACGACTGGAGAACACGCAGTTCGATGGGGCGAATGGCCTGGAGGATGAGGACAGTTTCAACAGCTCGCCTGCACTTGGGGCACACTCGCCCTGGAACAACAAGGCTCCCTCCAGTCAGGAGAGCAAGAATGACAACTCCCAGTCGTCCCAGTAG
- the ldb1a gene encoding LIM domain-binding protein 1-A isoform X2, whose amino-acid sequence MSVGGCACPGCSSKSFKLYSPKEPPNGGSFPPFHPGAMLDRDVGPTPMYPPSYMEPGMGRPTPYGNQTDYRIYELNKRLQNWTEDCDNLWWDAFTTEFFEDDAMLTITFCLEDGPKRYTIGRTLIPRYFRSIFEGGATELFYVLKHPKESFHSNFVSLDCDQCTMVTQNGKPMFTQVCVEGRLYLEFMFDDMMRIKTWHFSIRQHREVLPRSILAMHDPQMLDQLAKNITRCGLSNSTLNYLRLCVILEPMQELMSRHKTYSLSPRDCLKTCLFQKWQRMVAPPAEPARQAPNKRRKRKVSGGSTVSSGAGSNNNTNSKKKSPANSFSLSSQDVMMVGEPTLMGGEFGDEDERLITRLENTQFDGANGLEDEDSFNSSPALGAHSPWNNKAPSSQESKNDNSQSSQ is encoded by the exons GCTGTTCGTCAAAGTCATTCAAGCTGTACTCTCCTAAGGAGCCCCCCAACGGCGGCAGCTTTCCCCCCTTCCACCCAGGCGCTATGCTGGACAGAGATGTGGG GCCTACACCCATGTACCCCCCATCATACATGGAGCCAGGAATGGG GAGACCCACACCGTACGGTAACCAAACAGATTACCGGATATACGAGCTGAACAAAAGGCTACAGAACTGGACAGAG GACTGTGACAATCTCTGGTGGGATGCCTTCACCACAGAGTTCTTTGAGGATGACGCCATGCTCACTATCACTTTCTGTCTGGAAGATGGACCCAAACGATACA CCATCGGCAGGACTTTGATCCCACGATACTTTCGAAGTATTTTTGAGGGGGGCGCCACTGAGCTGTTTTATGTTTTGAAGCACCCAAAGGAGTCCTTCCACAGTAACTTTGTGTCTCTCGACTGTGACCAATGCACCATGGTGACTCAAAATGGCAAACCCATGTTCACACAG GTTTGTGTGGAGGGCCGCCTGTATTTAGAGTTCATGTTTGATGACATGATGAGGATCAAGACGTGGCACTTCAGCATCAGACAACACAGAGAAGTCCTACCAAGGAGCATTTTGGCTATGCAT GATCCGCAAATGCTCGATCAGCTGGCTAAAAATATCACCAGATGTGGGCTGTCCAACTCCACACTTAACTACCTCCGT CTGTGTGTGATATTGGAGCCCATGCAAGAGTTGATGTCAAGGCATAAGACCTATAGCTTGAGCCCGAGAGACTGCCTGAAGACTTGTCTCTTCCAAAAGTGGCAAAGAATGGTAGCACCTCCAG CTGAGCCAGCCAGACAAGCTCCAAACAAGCGGCGGAAAAGGAAGGTGTCCGGTGGAAGCACCGTGAGCTCCGGCGCAGGCAGCAAtaacaacaccaacagcaaaAAGAAGAGTCCAGCCAAcagcttttctctctccagccaG GACGTGATGATGGTGGGAGAGCCCACTCTGATGGGAGGGGAGTTTGGTGACGAGGACGAGCGTCTGATCACACGACTGGAGAACACGCAGTTCGATGGGGCGAATGGCCTGGAGGATGAGGACAGTTTCAACAGCTCGCCTGCACTTGGGGCACACTCGCCCTGGAACAACAAGGCTCCCTCCAGTCAGGAGAGCAAGAATGACAACTCCCAGTCGTCCCAGTAG
- the ldb1a gene encoding LIM domain-binding protein 1-A isoform X6: protein MSVGGCACPGCSSKSFKLYSPKEPPNGGSFPPFHPGAMLDRDVGPTPMYPPSYMEPGMGRPTPYGNQTDYRIYELNKRLQNWTEDCDNLWWDAFTTEFFEDDAMLTITFCLEDGPKRYTIGRTLIPRYFRSIFEGGATELFYVLKHPKESFHSNFVSLDCDQCTMVTQNGKPMFTQVCVEGRLYLEFMFDDMMRIKTWHFSIRQHREVLPRSILAMHDPQMLDQLAKNITRCGLSNSTLNYLRLCVILEPMQELMSRHKTYSLSPRDCLKTCLFQKWQRMVAPPAEPARQAPNKRRKRKVSGGSTVSSGAGSNNNTNSKKKSPANSFSLSSQDLVGTKTCTVPELEDRS from the exons GCTGTTCGTCAAAGTCATTCAAGCTGTACTCTCCTAAGGAGCCCCCCAACGGCGGCAGCTTTCCCCCCTTCCACCCAGGCGCTATGCTGGACAGAGATGTGGG GCCTACACCCATGTACCCCCCATCATACATGGAGCCAGGAATGGG GAGACCCACACCGTACGGTAACCAAACAGATTACCGGATATACGAGCTGAACAAAAGGCTACAGAACTGGACAGAG GACTGTGACAATCTCTGGTGGGATGCCTTCACCACAGAGTTCTTTGAGGATGACGCCATGCTCACTATCACTTTCTGTCTGGAAGATGGACCCAAACGATACA CCATCGGCAGGACTTTGATCCCACGATACTTTCGAAGTATTTTTGAGGGGGGCGCCACTGAGCTGTTTTATGTTTTGAAGCACCCAAAGGAGTCCTTCCACAGTAACTTTGTGTCTCTCGACTGTGACCAATGCACCATGGTGACTCAAAATGGCAAACCCATGTTCACACAG GTTTGTGTGGAGGGCCGCCTGTATTTAGAGTTCATGTTTGATGACATGATGAGGATCAAGACGTGGCACTTCAGCATCAGACAACACAGAGAAGTCCTACCAAGGAGCATTTTGGCTATGCAT GATCCGCAAATGCTCGATCAGCTGGCTAAAAATATCACCAGATGTGGGCTGTCCAACTCCACACTTAACTACCTCCGT CTGTGTGTGATATTGGAGCCCATGCAAGAGTTGATGTCAAGGCATAAGACCTATAGCTTGAGCCCGAGAGACTGCCTGAAGACTTGTCTCTTCCAAAAGTGGCAAAGAATGGTAGCACCTCCAG CTGAGCCAGCCAGACAAGCTCCAAACAAGCGGCGGAAAAGGAAGGTGTCCGGTGGAAGCACCGTGAGCTCCGGCGCAGGCAGCAAtaacaacaccaacagcaaaAAGAAGAGTCCAGCCAAcagcttttctctctccagccaG gaCCTGGTTGGAACAAAAACCTGTACAGTGCCGGAGCTTGAGGACCGGAGTTGA
- the ldb1a gene encoding LIM domain-binding protein 1-A isoform X4 codes for MLDRDVGPTPMYPPSYMEPGMGRPTPYGNQTDYRIYELNKRLQNWTEDCDNLWWDAFTTEFFEDDAMLTITFCLEDGPKRYTIGRTLIPRYFRSIFEGGATELFYVLKHPKESFHSNFVSLDCDQCTMVTQNGKPMFTQVCVEGRLYLEFMFDDMMRIKTWHFSIRQHREVLPRSILAMHDPQMLDQLAKNITRCGLSNSTLNYLRLCVILEPMQELMSRHKTYSLSPRDCLKTCLFQKWQRMVAPPAEPARQAPNKRRKRKVSGGSTVSSGAGSNNNTNSKKKSPANSFSLSSQDVMMVGEPTLMGGEFGDEDERLITRLENTQFDGANGLEDEDSFNSSPALGAHSPWNNKAPSSQESKNDNSQSSQ; via the exons ATGCTGGACAGAGATGTGGG GCCTACACCCATGTACCCCCCATCATACATGGAGCCAGGAATGGG GAGACCCACACCGTACGGTAACCAAACAGATTACCGGATATACGAGCTGAACAAAAGGCTACAGAACTGGACAGAG GACTGTGACAATCTCTGGTGGGATGCCTTCACCACAGAGTTCTTTGAGGATGACGCCATGCTCACTATCACTTTCTGTCTGGAAGATGGACCCAAACGATACA CCATCGGCAGGACTTTGATCCCACGATACTTTCGAAGTATTTTTGAGGGGGGCGCCACTGAGCTGTTTTATGTTTTGAAGCACCCAAAGGAGTCCTTCCACAGTAACTTTGTGTCTCTCGACTGTGACCAATGCACCATGGTGACTCAAAATGGCAAACCCATGTTCACACAG GTTTGTGTGGAGGGCCGCCTGTATTTAGAGTTCATGTTTGATGACATGATGAGGATCAAGACGTGGCACTTCAGCATCAGACAACACAGAGAAGTCCTACCAAGGAGCATTTTGGCTATGCAT GATCCGCAAATGCTCGATCAGCTGGCTAAAAATATCACCAGATGTGGGCTGTCCAACTCCACACTTAACTACCTCCGT CTGTGTGTGATATTGGAGCCCATGCAAGAGTTGATGTCAAGGCATAAGACCTATAGCTTGAGCCCGAGAGACTGCCTGAAGACTTGTCTCTTCCAAAAGTGGCAAAGAATGGTAGCACCTCCAG CTGAGCCAGCCAGACAAGCTCCAAACAAGCGGCGGAAAAGGAAGGTGTCCGGTGGAAGCACCGTGAGCTCCGGCGCAGGCAGCAAtaacaacaccaacagcaaaAAGAAGAGTCCAGCCAAcagcttttctctctccagccaG GACGTGATGATGGTGGGAGAGCCCACTCTGATGGGAGGGGAGTTTGGTGACGAGGACGAGCGTCTGATCACACGACTGGAGAACACGCAGTTCGATGGGGCGAATGGCCTGGAGGATGAGGACAGTTTCAACAGCTCGCCTGCACTTGGGGCACACTCGCCCTGGAACAACAAGGCTCCCTCCAGTCAGGAGAGCAAGAATGACAACTCCCAGTCGTCCCAGTAG
- the ldb1a gene encoding LIM domain-binding protein 1-A isoform X7: MLDRDVGPTPMYPPSYMEPGMGRPTPYGNQTDYRIYELNKRLQNWTEDCDNLWWDAFTTEFFEDDAMLTITFCLEDGPKRYTIGRTLIPRYFRSIFEGGATELFYVLKHPKESFHSNFVSLDCDQCTMVTQNGKPMFTQVCVEGRLYLEFMFDDMMRIKTWHFSIRQHREVLPRSILAMHDPQMLDQLAKNITRCGLSNSTLNYLRLCVILEPMQELMSRHKTYSLSPRDCLKTCLFQKWQRMVAPPAEPARQAPNKRRKRKVSGGSTVSSGAGSNNNTNSKKKSPANSFSLSSQDLVGTKTCTVPELEDRS; this comes from the exons ATGCTGGACAGAGATGTGGG GCCTACACCCATGTACCCCCCATCATACATGGAGCCAGGAATGGG GAGACCCACACCGTACGGTAACCAAACAGATTACCGGATATACGAGCTGAACAAAAGGCTACAGAACTGGACAGAG GACTGTGACAATCTCTGGTGGGATGCCTTCACCACAGAGTTCTTTGAGGATGACGCCATGCTCACTATCACTTTCTGTCTGGAAGATGGACCCAAACGATACA CCATCGGCAGGACTTTGATCCCACGATACTTTCGAAGTATTTTTGAGGGGGGCGCCACTGAGCTGTTTTATGTTTTGAAGCACCCAAAGGAGTCCTTCCACAGTAACTTTGTGTCTCTCGACTGTGACCAATGCACCATGGTGACTCAAAATGGCAAACCCATGTTCACACAG GTTTGTGTGGAGGGCCGCCTGTATTTAGAGTTCATGTTTGATGACATGATGAGGATCAAGACGTGGCACTTCAGCATCAGACAACACAGAGAAGTCCTACCAAGGAGCATTTTGGCTATGCAT GATCCGCAAATGCTCGATCAGCTGGCTAAAAATATCACCAGATGTGGGCTGTCCAACTCCACACTTAACTACCTCCGT CTGTGTGTGATATTGGAGCCCATGCAAGAGTTGATGTCAAGGCATAAGACCTATAGCTTGAGCCCGAGAGACTGCCTGAAGACTTGTCTCTTCCAAAAGTGGCAAAGAATGGTAGCACCTCCAG CTGAGCCAGCCAGACAAGCTCCAAACAAGCGGCGGAAAAGGAAGGTGTCCGGTGGAAGCACCGTGAGCTCCGGCGCAGGCAGCAAtaacaacaccaacagcaaaAAGAAGAGTCCAGCCAAcagcttttctctctccagccaG gaCCTGGTTGGAACAAAAACCTGTACAGTGCCGGAGCTTGAGGACCGGAGTTGA
- the ldb1a gene encoding LIM domain-binding protein 1-A isoform X3: protein MLDRDVGPTPMYPPSYMEPGMGRPTPYGNQTDYRIYELNKRLQNWTEDCDNLWWDAFTTEFFEDDAMLTITFCLEDGPKRYTIGRTLIPRYFRSIFEGGATELFYVLKHPKESFHSNFVSLDCDQCTMVTQNGKPMFTQVCVEGRLYLEFMFDDMMRIKTWHFSIRQHREVLPRSILAMHDPQMLDQLAKNITRCGLSNSTLNYLRLCVILEPMQELMSRHKTYSLSPRDCLKTCLFQKWQRMVAPPAEPARQAPNKRRKRKVSGGSTVSSGAGSNNNTNSKKKSPANSFSLSSQVPDVMMVGEPTLMGGEFGDEDERLITRLENTQFDGANGLEDEDSFNSSPALGAHSPWNNKAPSSQESKNDNSQSSQ, encoded by the exons ATGCTGGACAGAGATGTGGG GCCTACACCCATGTACCCCCCATCATACATGGAGCCAGGAATGGG GAGACCCACACCGTACGGTAACCAAACAGATTACCGGATATACGAGCTGAACAAAAGGCTACAGAACTGGACAGAG GACTGTGACAATCTCTGGTGGGATGCCTTCACCACAGAGTTCTTTGAGGATGACGCCATGCTCACTATCACTTTCTGTCTGGAAGATGGACCCAAACGATACA CCATCGGCAGGACTTTGATCCCACGATACTTTCGAAGTATTTTTGAGGGGGGCGCCACTGAGCTGTTTTATGTTTTGAAGCACCCAAAGGAGTCCTTCCACAGTAACTTTGTGTCTCTCGACTGTGACCAATGCACCATGGTGACTCAAAATGGCAAACCCATGTTCACACAG GTTTGTGTGGAGGGCCGCCTGTATTTAGAGTTCATGTTTGATGACATGATGAGGATCAAGACGTGGCACTTCAGCATCAGACAACACAGAGAAGTCCTACCAAGGAGCATTTTGGCTATGCAT GATCCGCAAATGCTCGATCAGCTGGCTAAAAATATCACCAGATGTGGGCTGTCCAACTCCACACTTAACTACCTCCGT CTGTGTGTGATATTGGAGCCCATGCAAGAGTTGATGTCAAGGCATAAGACCTATAGCTTGAGCCCGAGAGACTGCCTGAAGACTTGTCTCTTCCAAAAGTGGCAAAGAATGGTAGCACCTCCAG CTGAGCCAGCCAGACAAGCTCCAAACAAGCGGCGGAAAAGGAAGGTGTCCGGTGGAAGCACCGTGAGCTCCGGCGCAGGCAGCAAtaacaacaccaacagcaaaAAGAAGAGTCCAGCCAAcagcttttctctctccagccaGGTACCT GACGTGATGATGGTGGGAGAGCCCACTCTGATGGGAGGGGAGTTTGGTGACGAGGACGAGCGTCTGATCACACGACTGGAGAACACGCAGTTCGATGGGGCGAATGGCCTGGAGGATGAGGACAGTTTCAACAGCTCGCCTGCACTTGGGGCACACTCGCCCTGGAACAACAAGGCTCCCTCCAGTCAGGAGAGCAAGAATGACAACTCCCAGTCGTCCCAGTAG